One segment of Candidatus Babeliales bacterium DNA contains the following:
- a CDS encoding Npt1/Npt2 family nucleotide transporter, with translation MFKRIAATLWGNFESWEEIQKFSFLGIIFGLIIGTYWALRPIKDSIFGAIVGIEHQPYAKMLSLVFIVPLVIAYSKLIDKFPRQKVFYILTAIYGTAALVFAWYFMDPSYGLANKLEDPSRIIGWLWYIYVESFGSLIVALFWAFSTDITSEDAAKRGFPLIALFGQTGNIVGPLFLNAKRWGFDHSGPIVAIVAIMTFSMAVLMWLFIKVTPKDQFESYQAKDEKAVEKTEEPGFLEGLKLLFTQPYLLGIFLIITIYEVIITVFDFQFKFMAKQAYPLEADNAAYLTQYAVATGIVATLCVLLGINNIQRHMGMTASLIMMPILVILGVIGLKMYPALAVVFWIMVIAKAVNYALNQPTLKQLYIPTTKETKYKSQAWIEMFGSRGSKAGGSYINSFFKTFKESYGVAAGLGMFLTMSSGISLGLIAIWLFVVVFVSKKYNKAVAEKRVVC, from the coding sequence ATGTTTAAACGTATTGCGGCTACATTGTGGGGAAACTTTGAAAGCTGGGAAGAAATCCAGAAATTTAGTTTTCTAGGAATAATTTTTGGCCTCATTATAGGTACCTACTGGGCCTTGCGTCCTATCAAAGATAGCATTTTTGGTGCTATAGTCGGGATTGAGCATCAACCCTATGCAAAGATGCTTTCACTCGTGTTTATTGTGCCTCTTGTTATAGCATATAGTAAATTAATTGATAAATTCCCTCGTCAAAAGGTATTTTATATTTTAACCGCTATTTATGGTACTGCAGCATTAGTTTTTGCTTGGTATTTTATGGATCCGTCATATGGACTAGCAAATAAACTTGAAGATCCAAGCCGTATTATTGGCTGGTTATGGTATATATACGTAGAAAGCTTTGGTTCATTAATTGTTGCGCTGTTTTGGGCATTTTCTACCGATATTACTTCTGAAGATGCGGCAAAACGTGGTTTTCCACTTATCGCATTATTTGGACAAACCGGTAATATCGTTGGGCCATTATTTTTAAATGCAAAACGCTGGGGCTTTGATCATAGCGGGCCAATTGTAGCAATTGTTGCGATAATGACCTTTAGCATGGCTGTATTAATGTGGCTTTTCATAAAAGTTACCCCAAAAGATCAATTTGAAAGCTATCAAGCTAAAGATGAAAAAGCGGTAGAAAAAACTGAAGAGCCAGGATTTTTAGAAGGGCTCAAATTATTATTTACTCAGCCATACTTGCTCGGAATATTTTTAATTATCACTATTTATGAAGTCATAATCACCGTATTTGATTTCCAATTTAAATTTATGGCTAAACAAGCCTACCCATTAGAAGCTGATAATGCAGCATATTTAACGCAATATGCCGTAGCAACAGGTATTGTAGCAACACTTTGTGTATTGCTTGGTATTAATAATATTCAACGTCATATGGGAATGACTGCTTCATTAATTATGATGCCAATTTTAGTAATACTTGGTGTTATAGGTTTAAAAATGTATCCTGCACTTGCAGTTGTATTCTGGATCATGGTAATTGCAAAAGCAGTAAATTACGCATTAAATCAACCAACATTAAAACAGCTTTATATCCCAACTACTAAAGAAACCAAGTATAAATCACAAGCATGGATTGAAATGTTTGGATCTCGCGGTTCAAAAGCTGGCGGTTCATATATCAACAGTTTCTTTAAAACTTTCAAAGAAAGCTATGGTGTAGCTGCTGGACTTGGTATGTTCTTGACGATGAGCTCAGGAATTTCGTTAGGTTTAATAGCGATATGGCTTTTTGTAGTTGTATTTGTTTCTAAAAAATATAACAAAGCAGTTGCAGAAAAACGCGTGGTTTGTTAA
- a CDS encoding Npt1/Npt2 family nucleotide transporter, which translates to MNGKLKKTVSTFISADKFERLKVMLLSLTFLFVIGAYTVIYDLKSSIFMSVVGREYVPYAKMLSMIILIPAVLFYAFLVDRLRRYQLIYFYSITYGIFGLICVYLIGHPTIGIVNTDSSPYRLFGWAFYFFVEGFSPFVVSVFWAFANSISSPEGAKENYSILVAGSKMGGMFSAGLAWFLLSIKDINGIRILSDAVNHQILLLFFSCLVLFIPFVVYYLMRRVPGKYLHGYEAVYQFEKEKKEKQEEEEDKEEKITRPGLLSGLRMILERPYILGIFGMILFYEILNTILSYQRLSVAQTYANTISDVTMMLYQQMFAMHFIGFFISLFGTRTLLKRFGEPICLLLIPLANGLLLFYFWATYTPLSLMMVFVALKSVNYAFAQPVRESLYIPTIKDVKFKSKSWIDAFGAKMARGSGSLVNVLADKLGPMFYFQLHGAVFLLVIAFWFVTAYLLGNRYTRAVKHNEVIG; encoded by the coding sequence ATGAATGGTAAGTTAAAAAAGACAGTATCAACGTTTATTTCTGCCGATAAATTTGAGCGATTGAAAGTAATGCTGTTATCGCTTACTTTTCTTTTTGTTATAGGGGCTTACACCGTTATTTACGATCTTAAAAGTTCTATTTTTATGAGTGTAGTAGGGAGAGAATATGTTCCTTATGCTAAAATGCTTTCAATGATTATCCTTATTCCTGCAGTATTATTTTATGCCTTCTTAGTAGATAGATTAAGGCGCTATCAGCTAATCTATTTTTATAGTATAACATATGGTATTTTTGGTCTCATTTGCGTTTATTTGATAGGGCATCCTACTATTGGTATTGTTAATACTGATTCCAGTCCTTACCGCCTATTTGGTTGGGCATTTTATTTTTTTGTTGAAGGATTTTCACCTTTTGTGGTAAGTGTTTTTTGGGCATTTGCCAATTCAATTAGCAGCCCAGAAGGAGCTAAAGAAAATTATAGTATTTTAGTGGCCGGCTCTAAAATGGGTGGTATGTTTAGTGCCGGATTAGCATGGTTTCTACTTTCTATAAAAGATATAAATGGTATTCGTATATTATCTGATGCTGTAAATCATCAGATTTTATTGCTATTTTTTTCTTGTTTAGTTTTATTTATACCTTTTGTAGTTTATTATCTCATGCGTCGAGTTCCAGGAAAATATTTGCATGGTTATGAGGCGGTATATCAGTTTGAAAAAGAAAAAAAGGAAAAACAGGAAGAAGAAGAGGATAAAGAAGAAAAGATTACACGTCCCGGATTGTTATCTGGATTGCGCATGATATTAGAGCGGCCATACATTTTAGGTATTTTTGGTATGATTTTATTTTATGAAATACTTAATACCATTTTAAGCTATCAACGGTTAAGCGTTGCGCAAACATATGCAAATACCATTTCAGATGTAACTATGATGCTTTATCAACAAATGTTTGCAATGCATTTTATTGGATTTTTTATTTCATTATTTGGTACACGAACTTTACTTAAAAGATTCGGAGAACCAATTTGTTTACTGTTAATTCCATTAGCTAATGGGCTTTTGTTGTTTTATTTCTGGGCCACCTATACACCATTATCACTAATGATGGTATTCGTTGCTTTGAAATCGGTTAATTATGCTTTTGCACAACCAGTGCGGGAAAGCTTATATATTCCAACAATAAAAGATGTGAAGTTTAAATCTAAATCTTGGATTGATGCATTTGGTGCAAAAATGGCCCGTGGCAGTGGCTCATTGGTTAACGTTTTAGCAGATAAGCTTGGACCAATGTTTTATTTTCAGTTGCATGGCGCCGTATTTTTATTGGTTATAGCTTTCTGGTTTGTAACTGCTTATTTACTCGGTAATCGTTATACGCGTGCAGTAAAACATAATGAAGTAATAGGGTAA
- the rpsB gene encoding 30S ribosomal protein S2 has product MIDFKKLVEAGVHFGHKKSRWNPKMEPYIWGFKNNIHLIDVSKTARQLEKAAKFLESVAAERKKILWIGTKKAAQEVVVQTAQELGYPCVTHRWIGGTLTNFSQVKKSITKLLHLEDVIKKSEQSHYTKKEIVSLQKMVDRLQKNVGNIRNISWPIGAIVIVDVKKEQTALREAAVMGIPVVALVDTNSDPADVDYVIPANDDAPKSIRLIIDYLAEAVKAGQQKATEKPTQERQETEEEEAARLLEESEEDEVVSAKDKDEKRSVKKMKTKEPIKPKKLSPRPRPSKEEE; this is encoded by the coding sequence ATGATTGATTTCAAAAAACTAGTTGAAGCTGGTGTGCATTTCGGGCACAAAAAGTCCCGTTGGAACCCTAAAATGGAACCATATATTTGGGGATTTAAAAATAATATACATTTAATCGATGTTTCAAAAACAGCGCGTCAGCTTGAAAAAGCAGCTAAATTTTTAGAATCGGTAGCGGCAGAAAGAAAAAAAATCTTGTGGATTGGCACTAAAAAAGCGGCACAAGAAGTTGTTGTTCAAACGGCACAAGAACTCGGTTATCCATGTGTAACACACCGTTGGATTGGTGGTACGTTAACCAATTTTTCTCAAGTAAAAAAATCAATTACTAAATTATTACATTTAGAAGATGTAATAAAAAAATCTGAACAATCACATTATACCAAAAAAGAGATTGTTTCATTGCAAAAAATGGTTGATCGTTTACAAAAGAATGTTGGTAATATTCGTAATATTTCATGGCCAATTGGTGCCATTGTTATCGTTGATGTAAAAAAAGAACAAACGGCATTGCGCGAAGCGGCTGTTATGGGAATACCAGTTGTTGCATTAGTTGATACTAACAGTGATCCGGCCGATGTTGATTATGTGATTCCTGCAAATGATGATGCACCAAAATCTATTCGATTAATTATCGATTATCTTGCAGAAGCAGTAAAAGCAGGTCAGCAAAAAGCTACTGAGAAACCAACGCAAGAACGCCAAGAAACAGAAGAAGAAGAGGCCGCTAGATTGCTTGAAGAATCTGAAGAAGATGAAGTAGTTTCAGCAAAAGATAAAGATGAAAAGCGTTCGGTTAAAAAAATGAAAACTAAAGAGCCGATTAAGCCGAAAAAGCTTAGTCCGCGACCCCGTCCATCTAAAGAAGAAGAATAA
- the dnaX gene encoding DNA polymerase III subunit gamma/tau → MNINLARKWRSRTFDELIGQELSVRMLKNSLYLDHYFPVYLFSGQRGCGKTSAARIFAAAVNCSMLQAFQQDPKKNIIPCLACESCMAMMRGKHPDFIEIDAASHTGVDNVRNIIDAAALMPVLGSKKIYLIDEAHMLSKAAFNAFLKILEEPPASVFFILATTDPHKIIDTVTSRCFQLFFKPVLPTMLVKHLATICQKEKIEFELEGLKIIANQTDGSVRDALNLLEQVRFSQTHISPDAVFKVLGFLDTDRLFALLDTVLNKEPADVLHYLQEISFELYTSTSLWDSCVLFFRDSIYLKHGIVNEKIEHANQISSIILSHRPEALSSYLQMFYDHENAFSKTRFGHQILEHVLLKICNIKMPKQNSGIQKKTSNNGIAMEKKTEIVIKQSQQNRSWQNFLMEIQTLEDPLIYSIFKQAQFSAFDQEANIVQLSYPKNFVFFDEILQNTTNTWLSKLQKVFGEQIQLKATFTEAAQSKTSLAIPLQAKENKVPQFNDLPQEKAKQKESLNKVTFQNKKSFIVKKNNQEKKIDISDKNLWKKTHLVLSAFPGLITEVPEDTHA, encoded by the coding sequence ATGAATATCAATCTGGCACGTAAATGGCGATCGCGTACTTTTGATGAACTCATTGGTCAAGAATTATCAGTACGTATGCTCAAAAATAGTTTATATTTGGATCATTATTTTCCCGTGTACCTCTTTTCTGGTCAACGCGGTTGTGGTAAAACATCAGCAGCACGTATTTTTGCGGCTGCGGTAAATTGCTCAATGCTTCAAGCCTTTCAACAAGATCCAAAAAAAAATATAATTCCTTGTTTGGCATGTGAATCATGCATGGCGATGATGCGTGGTAAGCATCCTGATTTCATTGAAATTGATGCTGCCTCACATACTGGAGTAGATAATGTTCGTAATATTATCGATGCTGCTGCATTAATGCCAGTGCTTGGAAGTAAAAAAATTTATTTAATTGATGAAGCGCATATGTTAAGCAAAGCAGCGTTCAATGCATTTTTAAAAATTTTAGAAGAACCACCTGCTTCAGTATTTTTTATTTTAGCAACAACTGATCCGCATAAAATTATAGATACCGTAACCTCGCGATGCTTTCAGTTATTCTTTAAGCCAGTTTTGCCTACTATGCTTGTTAAACATCTTGCAACAATTTGTCAAAAAGAAAAAATTGAATTTGAGCTCGAAGGATTAAAAATTATCGCAAATCAGACTGATGGTTCAGTGCGTGATGCATTAAATTTACTTGAGCAAGTGCGGTTTTCTCAAACACATATTTCACCAGATGCGGTATTTAAAGTATTAGGTTTTTTAGATACTGATCGTTTATTTGCATTATTAGATACTGTACTTAATAAAGAACCTGCTGATGTTTTACATTATTTACAAGAGATTTCTTTTGAATTATATACCTCTACCTCATTGTGGGATTCTTGTGTTCTTTTTTTCAGAGATTCTATTTATTTAAAACATGGCATTGTGAATGAAAAAATTGAACATGCTAATCAAATATCTTCAATAATCCTATCACATAGGCCAGAAGCCTTGAGTTCATATTTACAGATGTTTTATGATCATGAAAATGCATTTTCAAAAACACGTTTTGGGCATCAAATATTGGAACATGTGTTATTAAAGATATGTAATATAAAAATGCCAAAACAAAATAGTGGCATACAAAAAAAAACAAGTAATAATGGAATAGCGATGGAAAAAAAAACTGAAATCGTTATCAAACAATCTCAACAAAATAGATCATGGCAAAATTTTTTAATGGAAATACAAACCCTTGAAGATCCATTAATATATTCGATTTTTAAACAAGCGCAATTTAGTGCTTTTGATCAAGAAGCAAATATTGTGCAACTTTCTTATCCGAAAAATTTTGTCTTTTTTGATGAAATTCTCCAAAATACTACTAATACCTGGTTATCGAAGCTACAAAAAGTTTTTGGTGAGCAAATACAGCTTAAAGCAACTTTTACAGAGGCTGCACAATCAAAAACTTCCTTAGCGATTCCTCTCCAAGCAAAAGAAAATAAGGTGCCGCAATTTAATGATTTGCCACAAGAAAAAGCTAAACAAAAAGAGTCATTAAATAAAGTGACTTTTCAAAATAAAAAATCTTTTATCGTAAAAAAAAATAATCAAGAAAAAAAAATAGACATTTCAGATAAAAACCTTTGGAAAAAAACGCATCTTGTTTTATCCGCTTTTCCTGGTTTAATTACTGAAGTTCCAGAGGATACTCATGCGTAA
- the der gene encoding ribosome biogenesis GTPase Der gives MRKLPKVIIVGRTNVGKSTLFNRLSENVKSLTLDYEGVTRDFMSDVVCWQDVCFNLIDSGGISLKKSEDFFTEHVRQIALNLLDKADLILFVCDGTVGITAQDQELAKFLHKLDKPVFLVVNKIDVHRAQEQQYEFQKLGFKELFPISAQHSIGIGELLETIVQKLPKKMPIEKEEELKASVVLLGKPNVGKSSLMNILLEQERVLVTEQAGTTREAITEPIRFYQETIMLTDTPGIRRKRSVEEPLEKLMVRTAFRAIDRAHIVLLLIDGSEGILSDQELKLAFYTLEQGKALIMLVNKVDLIDEETQRLLDDQFSMYPHLFKKIPRLYISCKSKKNIGKILPLINEVWQRYNQTLDESELSLLFKEALKRTPLYHKKELLILYSVRQTAVRPTTILLKVNQPQWFGESQLAFFDNKLRAKYNLMGVPVRYEVRKRRQ, from the coding sequence ATGCGTAAGCTTCCAAAAGTTATTATAGTCGGCAGAACTAATGTAGGAAAATCTACATTATTCAATCGTTTGTCAGAAAATGTAAAAAGCCTAACCCTGGACTACGAAGGGGTCACTCGAGACTTTATGAGTGATGTAGTGTGTTGGCAAGATGTTTGTTTTAATTTAATTGATAGTGGCGGTATTAGTTTAAAAAAGAGTGAAGATTTTTTTACTGAGCATGTCAGACAAATTGCGCTTAATTTATTGGATAAAGCAGACTTAATTTTATTTGTTTGTGATGGAACGGTAGGGATTACGGCGCAAGATCAAGAATTGGCAAAATTTTTACATAAACTTGATAAGCCAGTATTTTTAGTGGTTAATAAAATTGATGTACATCGTGCACAAGAACAGCAATATGAATTTCAGAAATTAGGGTTTAAAGAGCTATTTCCTATTTCTGCACAACATAGTATTGGTATTGGGGAACTTTTAGAAACAATAGTGCAAAAACTACCTAAAAAGATGCCAATAGAAAAAGAAGAAGAGCTCAAAGCATCGGTTGTTTTGCTTGGAAAACCAAATGTTGGTAAATCATCATTAATGAATATTTTATTAGAGCAAGAAAGAGTACTTGTTACTGAACAAGCCGGCACTACACGTGAAGCAATTACTGAGCCAATTCGATTTTATCAAGAAACCATTATGCTTACTGATACGCCCGGTATTCGTAGAAAAAGATCTGTAGAAGAGCCGTTAGAAAAACTAATGGTGCGTACTGCATTTCGTGCTATTGACCGTGCGCATATCGTATTACTTTTAATTGATGGGTCAGAAGGAATTTTAAGTGATCAAGAACTTAAACTAGCTTTTTATACGCTTGAGCAGGGAAAAGCGTTAATTATGCTTGTAAATAAAGTTGATTTAATAGATGAAGAAACGCAACGATTATTAGATGATCAATTTTCTATGTATCCACATTTATTCAAAAAAATTCCACGACTTTATATTTCATGTAAATCAAAAAAAAATATTGGCAAAATTTTACCGCTCATTAATGAGGTTTGGCAGCGTTATAATCAAACACTTGATGAGTCTGAATTATCATTATTATTTAAAGAAGCATTAAAAAGAACGCCATTATATCATAAAAAGGAATTATTAATTCTTTATAGCGTAAGGCAAACTGCAGTACGTCCAACTACTATTTTATTAAAAGTGAATCAGCCACAGTGGTTTGGTGAAAGCCAACTTGCATTTTTTGATAATAAACTACGCGCTAAGTATAACTTAATGGGTGTGCCTGTTAGGTATGAAGTACGAAAAAGAAGACAATAA
- the raiA gene encoding ribosome-associated translation inhibitor RaiA codes for MDKKITFRQMEHSDVMEKYINGQLAKIEQFLTHEREPIFIELVLEPVKIHAHHRVELRVKTPDYYLISNYEGPEFYDVIDRVIDVMYRQLCEKKRELVDDKRSGNADWYKGA; via the coding sequence ATGGATAAAAAAATAACATTTCGGCAAATGGAGCATTCGGATGTGATGGAAAAATATATTAATGGGCAATTGGCTAAAATTGAACAATTTCTTACACATGAACGTGAACCAATTTTTATAGAATTAGTATTAGAACCAGTTAAAATTCATGCGCATCATCGTGTTGAGCTTCGCGTAAAAACACCCGATTATTATTTAATATCGAATTATGAAGGCCCTGAATTTTATGATGTTATTGATCGCGTAATTGATGTTATGTATCGGCAATTATGCGAAAAAAAACGTGAACTTGTTGATGATAAACGTAGTGGGAATGCAGATTGGTATAAAGGTGCCTAA